From Candidatus Nucleicultrix amoebiphila FS5, a single genomic window includes:
- a CDS encoding DUF637 domain-containing protein — protein MLRAKGVSPDSLKEDIKSWHETHEAMGPGLSALIAIGVSLVIPGIGTGVSGAMMTAGAKALTTQMIVGMVNNQGDPLKTLEEMASGDALRNTVISVGTAGLGSQLGTTFNIPVHPKTLDFMDHLQSSLIETAAQIPVEGIFSRREFSDILKGSLRLGAANLAGSYGSSHIGDAFKLDKIDALTQKLAHGALGAVSAALMEGEPITGAIGAVVGEMVGDLYREGLEGQNNGHPESEDTQALIDRGVTIARFTAATLACFTGQDPDVAALTAGNAARYNALAVSEKTRDVLVSLDEIEEELKSLHFEESTIEEGERDQEEGARKIALEKKKLALFVHKAGEKLLEQYAKLADWGIEKLEKNPDAAKMIDVVLLSFATYQQLMMELPERLATGEAERTQKAQKELDRALKSGTEAIREHLKGAGYSKEEQVVYAHAVAGPLLLLKAAGAKGKKGTSTAPSKELLTSLKDFKKAHGALKTKASMGEYRPTGGHHVHAKQGMPITSQERLELGAFNSSIFDKKIAWTSPSGTQQTYKVYQRTDIDWTMVRTEGPLKFRGMTNMEAAKLGKAPQLRDGSFATLHHINQNGMGNLVEASTRYHGVGKPGQSMLHSLWGTNKPHPTHPVDRRKFDTDTANYWKQRVNNE, from the coding sequence GTGTTGCGTGCCAAAGGGGTTTCGCCTGATTCCCTCAAGGAAGATATCAAATCCTGGCACGAAACCCATGAAGCGATGGGCCCAGGTCTCAGTGCTTTGATTGCCATCGGTGTTTCCCTTGTGATTCCTGGAATCGGCACGGGTGTCTCAGGCGCCATGATGACGGCGGGTGCGAAAGCATTAACCACTCAAATGATTGTTGGGATGGTGAACAACCAGGGAGACCCCTTAAAAACCCTTGAGGAAATGGCCTCAGGGGATGCCCTAAGAAACACAGTCATCAGTGTAGGAACGGCGGGTCTCGGGAGTCAACTTGGGACAACCTTCAACATCCCTGTCCATCCAAAAACACTGGATTTTATGGACCATCTGCAGAGCAGTCTCATCGAGACAGCGGCCCAAATTCCTGTGGAAGGGATTTTCAGTCGACGGGAATTCAGCGATATTTTAAAGGGAAGCTTGAGATTAGGGGCCGCCAATCTGGCAGGGAGCTATGGATCCTCCCATATAGGAGATGCCTTTAAGCTTGATAAAATTGATGCCCTCACCCAAAAACTCGCCCATGGTGCCTTGGGAGCAGTCTCTGCGGCCTTGATGGAAGGAGAGCCTATCACCGGCGCCATCGGTGCAGTGGTGGGGGAAATGGTCGGAGATCTCTATCGGGAAGGGCTGGAAGGTCAGAATAACGGTCATCCTGAATCTGAAGACACTCAGGCTTTGATTGATCGGGGCGTCACTATCGCTCGCTTTACAGCGGCCACGTTGGCTTGCTTCACCGGACAAGACCCAGATGTTGCCGCCTTAACAGCAGGCAACGCTGCCCGGTATAATGCTTTGGCCGTGAGTGAAAAGACAAGAGACGTTCTCGTATCCCTGGATGAGATAGAAGAAGAACTGAAGAGCCTTCATTTTGAAGAATCCACGATTGAAGAAGGGGAGAGAGATCAGGAAGAAGGTGCGAGAAAAATAGCTTTAGAAAAGAAGAAACTCGCTCTTTTCGTTCACAAGGCAGGGGAAAAACTCCTGGAGCAGTATGCCAAGCTCGCAGATTGGGGAATTGAAAAATTAGAAAAGAACCCGGATGCAGCAAAGATGATAGACGTTGTTCTTTTATCTTTTGCCACATACCAACAGCTTATGATGGAGCTTCCTGAACGTTTGGCCACCGGCGAGGCAGAGAGGACGCAAAAGGCACAAAAAGAACTAGATCGGGCGCTTAAAAGTGGAACGGAAGCGATCAGGGAACACTTGAAGGGGGCAGGGTATAGCAAGGAAGAACAAGTGGTCTATGCCCATGCGGTGGCAGGGCCTCTTCTGCTCCTCAAAGCAGCAGGTGCTAAAGGGAAAAAAGGAACCAGCACAGCGCCTTCAAAAGAACTGCTCACATCCCTTAAGGATTTTAAAAAGGCCCATGGGGCGTTGAAGACGAAGGCTTCCATGGGAGAGTATCGCCCTACAGGCGGCCATCATGTTCATGCTAAACAGGGAATGCCTATAACTTCTCAAGAACGTTTGGAATTAGGGGCTTTCAACTCTTCGATCTTTGATAAGAAAATTGCATGGACGTCTCCTTCTGGAACGCAACAGACCTATAAAGTTTACCAAAGAACTGATATTGATTGGACGATGGTGAGGACAGAAGGTCCGCTGAAATTTAGGGGGATGACTAATATGGAGGCTGCAAAATTAGGTAAAGCTCCACAGTTAAGAGATGGTTCTTTCGCTACTTTACATCATATTAATCAGAATGGTATGGGAAATTTAGTTGAAGCAAGCACAAGGTACCATGGTGTAGGAAAGCCCGGGCAAAGCATGCTTCATAGTTTGTGGGGAACAAACAAACCACACCCTACTCATCCTGTTGATCGTAGAAAATTTGACACCGATACCGCAAATTATTGGAAACAAAGGGTTAATAATGAATGA
- a CDS encoding SMI1/KNR4 family protein, producing the protein MNDEKIEHLIKRYRNLFEKKGLDSKKLHLIEDKLELVLPDDFKQISKVFDGYEEIAGQSFFSFDPDVKGWNVVEKTLFYRKSSCFLPRNFLALREESESFVVMETKDDPKLNTSIIECSLSDANNLIDMKFYDNPTIFPSFTDFFEYLIEQEEKDRQQK; encoded by the coding sequence ATGAATGATGAAAAAATTGAGCACTTAATAAAAAGATATAGAAATTTATTTGAGAAAAAAGGTCTTGATAGTAAGAAGCTTCATCTTATAGAAGATAAGTTAGAATTGGTTTTGCCTGATGACTTTAAGCAAATTTCTAAGGTTTTTGATGGTTACGAAGAAATTGCAGGCCAATCATTTTTCTCATTTGATCCTGACGTAAAAGGCTGGAATGTAGTAGAAAAGACTCTCTTTTATCGAAAGAGCTCATGTTTTCTCCCTAGGAATTTTTTAGCTTTGCGTGAAGAATCAGAGAGTTTTGTTGTCATGGAAACCAAAGATGATCCAAAACTTAACACCTCTATTATAGAATGTAGCTTATCTGACGCTAACAATCTTATTGATATGAAATTTTATGATAATCCTACCATCTTCCCAAGTTTCACTGACTTTTTTGAATATTTGATTGAGCAAGAAGAGAAAGACCGTCAGCAAAAGTAG
- a CDS encoding VENN motif pre-toxin domain-containing protein: MVPDREALALDILADAHRTGKTLTQEEFKEALKEELRHKVDLARLAGAVTAFATGQDIDIATKTATNAVENNFVPLILGAAAVGSTLWTGYDVFTTYQEEGAEAAVKKLVVYGVVGVVTYGTGKYVIKGVQYFTATAAWDAYVSSSPLMIKLSTKLSEAGHRVMRSSLGQRVFQQTSDKITSGFGVTSHGVSRKVERGVRSVDELQALKNPLKVNDIVVDKLGRKSQKFIGEKATVAINPDTGKIISVYPTSTKLAERLKK; the protein is encoded by the coding sequence TTGGTTCCTGATCGGGAAGCGCTGGCCCTTGATATTTTGGCAGACGCCCATCGCACAGGAAAAACCCTCACACAAGAAGAGTTTAAGGAAGCCCTCAAAGAAGAGCTCCGTCACAAGGTAGACTTGGCTCGATTAGCAGGAGCAGTGACGGCTTTTGCTACGGGACAAGACATCGACATCGCCACCAAAACAGCCACCAATGCGGTAGAGAATAATTTTGTTCCCTTGATATTGGGAGCAGCTGCCGTAGGGAGTACTCTCTGGACAGGCTATGACGTCTTCACGACGTATCAGGAAGAAGGTGCAGAAGCCGCCGTCAAAAAGCTTGTCGTCTATGGCGTTGTTGGAGTTGTTACCTATGGCACCGGCAAATATGTCATAAAAGGTGTTCAGTATTTCACGGCCACAGCAGCGTGGGACGCTTATGTGAGCTCCAGCCCTCTTATGATTAAACTCAGTACCAAACTTTCTGAAGCTGGTCACCGCGTGATGCGTTCATCCCTGGGACAGCGGGTTTTTCAGCAAACTTCAGATAAAATCACATCAGGTTTTGGCGTGACTTCTCATGGCGTGAGTCGTAAAGTTGAGAGAGGTGTAAGATCAGTTGACGAACTACAAGCCTTGAAAAATCCTTTGAAAGTAAATGATATCGTAGTTGATAAGTTGGGAAGAAAGAGTCAAAAATTTATTGGAGAAAAAGCGACTGTTGCAATTAATCCTGATACAGGAAAGATAATATCTGTATACCCTACTAGCACAAAATTAGCAGAAAGATTAAAAAAGTAA
- a CDS encoding ABC transporter ATP-binding protein, which translates to MSHQLPKTLPSFIWYFLKPYKLTATIFVSTAILAGFFGPFNNILIKVIINTLPQVHSEDLSLLMWPALLIVLNFIVFDNFTWRSINYMNCKFQPLIKNQIIKKTLRFVLGSSHQFFQDNLSGRIASQITTLADNIEIILQRIVVEFIRGASLLLASFVTAYFVNALFFYTLFLWFVVFAVVSIFMSKRFVDLEDRYAECESIISGQLVDCISNQSNVRIFSKKEYEISRMRPFLLATQKAFQTKERFGIFLWSLQGLMITIMMGFSVYFLIYLYGKGFVSIGDFALILGLSMQLGHMMWYMMSFVDQFNQAVGKCKQSLSALLIQPEITDRSDVHNLRVRQGQIRFEKVKFHYKGTEPLFQNKSATIEAGQKVGLVGYSGGGKTTFVNLILRLYDVTEGHIFIDGQDIRDVTQDSLRASIALIPQDPSLFHRSLMDNIRYGRTDASDEDVIEAAKRAHAHEFIRALPQGYDSLVGERGVKLSGGQRQRIAIARAILKNAPILILDEATSQLDSVTERFIQDSLWELMQGKTTIVIAHRLSTLLHMDRILVFDRGKIVEDGSHQNLLAKRGIYKTLWETQVDGFLPDKKTP; encoded by the coding sequence ATGAGTCACCAACTTCCTAAAACTTTACCTTCTTTTATTTGGTATTTCTTGAAGCCCTATAAGTTAACGGCTACGATTTTTGTATCCACGGCTATATTAGCTGGTTTTTTTGGACCATTTAATAACATCCTCATTAAAGTCATTATTAACACTTTGCCTCAGGTACACTCGGAAGATTTGTCTCTTTTAATGTGGCCAGCTCTATTGATTGTTTTAAACTTCATTGTTTTTGACAACTTTACGTGGCGCTCCATAAACTATATGAATTGTAAATTTCAACCTTTAATTAAAAATCAAATCATTAAAAAAACGCTACGTTTTGTTTTGGGGAGCTCTCATCAGTTTTTTCAAGACAACTTATCCGGACGCATTGCCAGTCAAATCACGACTCTTGCTGACAATATCGAGATTATTTTACAGAGGATCGTCGTTGAATTTATTCGAGGAGCCTCATTGCTTTTGGCGTCATTTGTGACGGCCTATTTTGTAAACGCCCTTTTCTTTTATACACTGTTTTTATGGTTTGTTGTTTTTGCAGTCGTTAGTATTTTTATGTCCAAGCGTTTTGTGGATTTAGAGGATAGATATGCGGAGTGCGAGTCTATCATTTCTGGCCAATTGGTTGATTGTATTTCTAATCAAAGCAACGTCAGGATTTTCTCTAAAAAAGAATATGAAATCTCAAGAATGCGTCCTTTTTTATTAGCAACTCAAAAAGCGTTTCAAACGAAAGAACGCTTTGGCATTTTTTTGTGGAGCCTTCAAGGTTTAATGATCACAATCATGATGGGCTTTTCTGTTTACTTTTTGATTTACCTTTATGGAAAGGGTTTCGTCAGCATTGGAGATTTTGCTTTGATCTTAGGACTTTCCATGCAACTGGGGCACATGATGTGGTATATGATGTCATTCGTGGATCAATTTAACCAGGCTGTTGGAAAGTGTAAGCAAAGCCTCTCAGCTCTCCTGATTCAACCAGAGATTACGGATCGATCAGATGTCCATAATTTACGGGTAAGACAAGGGCAGATTCGCTTTGAAAAGGTCAAATTCCACTATAAAGGAACTGAACCCCTCTTTCAAAATAAGTCGGCCACCATCGAGGCAGGACAAAAGGTGGGCCTTGTCGGATATTCGGGTGGGGGCAAAACGACCTTCGTGAACCTCATTCTAAGGCTTTACGATGTGACAGAGGGACATATTTTTATTGATGGCCAGGATATCCGGGATGTTACCCAAGATAGCTTGCGCGCATCAATTGCTCTGATCCCTCAAGATCCCTCCCTCTTTCATCGAAGTTTGATGGACAATATTCGGTACGGTAGAACAGATGCTAGCGATGAAGATGTTATTGAAGCTGCCAAACGCGCTCACGCTCATGAGTTTATTCGCGCATTACCGCAGGGCTACGACTCTCTCGTTGGTGAACGGGGTGTTAAGCTTTCTGGAGGACAACGGCAACGGATTGCGATTGCTCGGGCAATCCTTAAAAACGCCCCTATCTTGATTTTAGATGAAGCCACGTCACAACTCGATTCTGTGACAGAGCGCTTTATTCAAGACTCCTTATGGGAACTCATGCAAGGAAAAACCACCATCGTCATTGCTCATCGCCTCTCCACCCTCCTTCACATGGACCGCATTCTTGTTTTTGATCGAGGTAAGATCGTTGAAGATGGATCGCACCAAAATCTTCTTGCCAAAAGAGGTATTTACAAAACGCTCTGGGAAACGCAAGTGGACGGTTTCTTGCCAGACAAAAAGACGCCATGA